TGGAGGTTTAATCTGATTTTCTTCTTGGCTTTTGTAATTGCAATTGCTACCTTATTATTCGGAGAATACTCCAGGGACTACAAAATCTTTCTAGCAATCATCCTGATAATCGGTACTTGGCTAATCCAAAGCCTCTTTACTCGACTATATCGACTAAATTAGGTTGTTGAGACAATAATCTCATGCCAATTTACAGTGGGCTATATCTCAATAATACCTAATAAAGGCTTAAATAAAATTTTCTTTTATCAGGATTGAATCTCTCAATCGCATAACGTAGCATCGTCCTCGGCATCCGTCCAGCATATTGATTGAGAAAAATCTCCAGCCTTTCTTGATCAAATTTACCTGACTCCCTCAACATCCAACCAACTGCTTTCTGGATTAAATCCTCAGGATGACTGATCAAGATCCTGGATAGTTCAAAAGTTGGTTCCAACTCCCGATGACGGATGAAGGCAAGTGTTGTGACAATTGCAATCCTGTTTTTCCAAAGATTCTCCCTAATTGGCTCTAGATTTGCGTAATGATAAAGTAGCTCAAGATCTTGCCTTCGCCAAAGATAATCCCCAAGTAACTTATAGCAACTATTATCCACGAGATCCCAATTGTTGACCTGGTCAATACGTAAAAGATAAAAATCAATATAATCCTGTTGTAGCTGATCACTGACTGATTTGGTATGGTATTTTTCTATCAAGATTAGTAGTCCAGTCATGCGATATTCATGGATTGGGCTATCAATCAATCGTCCTAGTTCTACAAGTCCCAACTCACGAAAGCGTTTTGCTAATTTGCGCTGAGATGGTACGCTGATCCCGATGAACTGATCATTCTCCGCATAGCCCCCTTTGTTTGTTTTAAAAAACGTCTTGCTCCTATCCGCCCTCTCTTTATCTGCTAGTAGATTCAAGTTTTTTATAATCTCTTGGTAATCTGTGCTAGTCATTGCAAATTTGGAGAAATTGATAATTATCTGTTAAAATTTAATTTACCAAGCCCAAGTAGCTCAGTGGTAGAGCGCATCCATGGTAAGGATGAGGTCACGAGTTCAATCCTCGTCTTGGGCTCCATCTAATGAATCTAGGATTCGATCTAGATCTTCTTGTGACTCATAGTTAATTACAACTCGACCCCTTTTGGCCGCAGTAGCTTTGACCTGGATCGCTAGACCAGTCTTGCTACTCAAAGATTTGACCCGATCAGTACTGAGTTTGATCTGACTAATAAAGTTTTTGCTGGATTTCTGTTCAGACTTGCTGGACTTGGTCTTTACTAACTTCTCAACATCTCTGACTGACAGTTTCTTATGTAAAATCTCAGCTAAAATATAGAGCTGATCCTTGGTCGAATCTAGACTTAATATAGCCCTAGCATGACCTTCTGAAATATGCCCCGACTGAACTGCATCTTGAATCTCTTCTGGAAGCCTCAACAACCTAACCATGTTGACTACAGTTGACTTAGCCTTGCCTAGTCTCTCAGCTATCTGTTGATAATTAAGATGATATTTATCAATCAGTCTCTGGACTGCCTTAGCATATTCAATAGCAGTTAGGTTTGACCTCTGAAGATTCTCTACAATTGCTAGCTCTAGCCTCTCCTCATCTTCCACCTTGCGGACTACGACAGGTACCTGGCCAAGTCCAGCTATCTTGGCAGCCTGCAATCTTCTTTCCCCGGCAATCAATTGGTAGGATTCTCCAGTATCTTGGACTATCAGCGGCTGGATTATTCCATGTTGTTTGATTGAAAGCGCCAATTCTTCAAGCTTATCTTGGTCGAATTTTCTTCTAGGTTGATCTGGATTGACCTTGATCCTTCCCAAATCAAGCTCCATTACTTCTTGGGTGTCAAATTGCTCAATATCAGTCTTGATTAATGCTGATAAACCTTGACCTAAACGATTCTTAGCCATACAACCTCTCTCTCACTTCTTTTGCTAATTTCTTATATAGTCTAGCACCTTTACTAAATCTATCATACTCAACAATCGGTTTAGCAAAACTTGGTGCTTCTGCCAATCGAACATTTCTCGGAATTATCGTCTTAAACATCTTGCCCT
Above is a window of Candidatus Saccharibacteria bacterium DNA encoding:
- a CDS encoding DNA alkylation repair protein, with the translated sequence MTSTDYQEIIKNLNLLADKERADRSKTFFKTNKGGYAENDQFIGISVPSQRKLAKRFRELGLVELGRLIDSPIHEYRMTGLLILIEKYHTKSVSDQLQQDYIDFYLLRIDQVNNWDLVDNSCYKLLGDYLWRRQDLELLYHYANLEPIRENLWKNRIAIVTTLAFIRHRELEPTFELSRILISHPEDLIQKAVGWMLRESGKFDQERLEIFLNQYAGRMPRTMLRYAIERFNPDKRKFYLSLY
- a CDS encoding ParB/RepB/Spo0J family partition protein, which translates into the protein MAKNRLGQGLSALIKTDIEQFDTQEVMELDLGRIKVNPDQPRRKFDQDKLEELALSIKQHGIIQPLIVQDTGESYQLIAGERRLQAAKIAGLGQVPVVVRKVEDEERLELAIVENLQRSNLTAIEYAKAVQRLIDKYHLNYQQIAERLGKAKSTVVNMVRLLRLPEEIQDAVQSGHISEGHARAILSLDSTKDQLYILAEILHKKLSVRDVEKLVKTKSSKSEQKSSKNFISQIKLSTDRVKSLSSKTGLAIQVKATAAKRGRVVINYESQEDLDRILDSLDGAQDED